Proteins co-encoded in one Tautonia rosea genomic window:
- a CDS encoding AAA family ATPase encodes MKTGLTLGKFAPLHQGHQRLIEQALDQSDHLIVIVYDAPDTTTVPLPVRAGWIRTLYPTVEVLEAWDGPTIVGNTPEIMVIHENYLLKILQSRTISHFFSSEFYGDHVSRALNAMDCRVDESRTTVPISGTAIRENPFIHRHFLAPEVYRDLVAKVVFLGAPSTGKSTMTQALAQTYKTQWMPEYGREYWELHQTNRRLTPEQLVEIAEGHLQREDALLHDANRFLFVDTNATTTSLFAQWYHGTVHPRLAQIAEQASQRYDLVFLCDDDIPYEDTWDRSGLANRTILQKQTRADLLHRRIPFLTLRGSLNTRIEEASRILERFDKYTSLGDLLRG; translated from the coding sequence ATGAAGACCGGATTAACTCTGGGCAAATTTGCCCCTCTTCACCAGGGACATCAGCGGTTGATTGAACAGGCACTCGACCAGAGTGATCACCTCATCGTGATTGTCTACGATGCCCCGGACACGACAACCGTCCCGCTCCCGGTCCGAGCCGGGTGGATCAGAACCTTGTATCCAACCGTCGAGGTCCTCGAAGCATGGGATGGGCCGACCATCGTTGGAAATACGCCCGAAATCATGGTAATCCATGAAAATTATCTTCTGAAGATTCTCCAATCTCGAACAATCTCGCATTTCTTTTCAAGTGAATTCTACGGCGATCATGTCAGCCGGGCCCTGAACGCGATGGATTGTCGCGTCGATGAATCGCGAACCACCGTGCCGATCTCCGGGACGGCGATTCGGGAGAACCCGTTCATTCACCGGCATTTTCTCGCACCGGAGGTCTATCGAGACCTGGTCGCCAAGGTTGTCTTTCTCGGTGCACCTTCGACGGGAAAGTCAACTATGACCCAGGCTCTTGCTCAGACGTACAAAACGCAGTGGATGCCCGAATACGGCCGTGAGTACTGGGAGTTGCATCAAACGAATCGTCGACTCACTCCGGAGCAACTGGTGGAGATCGCAGAGGGACACCTCCAACGAGAAGACGCGCTTCTCCATGACGCAAACCGATTTCTTTTTGTCGATACGAACGCCACGACAACTTCATTGTTCGCACAATGGTATCATGGAACAGTTCACCCCCGACTTGCCCAGATCGCTGAGCAGGCTTCCCAGCGATACGACCTCGTTTTTCTTTGTGACGACGATATCCCTTACGAGGACACCTGGGATCGGTCTGGGCTCGCAAACAGAACGATCCTTCAAAAACAGACCCGGGCAGATTTGCTTCATCGGCGAATCCCGTTTCTCACGCTCAGGGGATCACTCAACACTCGGATCGAAGAAGCGTCTCGGATTCTTGAAAGGTTTGACAAGTATACGTCTCTTGGCGATCTCCTCAGAGGCTAA
- the msrA gene encoding peptide-methionine (S)-S-oxide reductase MsrA, with protein sequence MILALVSATLMGVGVIGSPPVQEPTPRAIAAQAQQIQGDRNADRPQEKPAVETPQESQSETSPPVSSEPKLATFGSGCFWCTEAVFELVKGVDDVVSGYAGGQIPFPSYDAVCTGRTGHAEVVQVTYDPSVISYPELLEIFWRTHDPTTLNRQGPDIGTQYRSIILYHDDEQRQIAEGLKAKLNENKVFKRPVVTQVVPYQVFYPAEPYHQDYFRKNPNAGYCQMMIIPKLKKFSQTFREKMR encoded by the coding sequence ATGATCCTCGCACTCGTATCTGCCACCCTCATGGGGGTGGGAGTGATCGGTTCGCCTCCGGTGCAAGAACCCACCCCCCGCGCCATCGCAGCGCAAGCTCAGCAAATTCAGGGTGACCGGAACGCAGACCGTCCTCAGGAGAAACCGGCCGTGGAGACGCCGCAGGAGTCCCAGTCCGAAACGTCCCCCCCCGTCTCTTCGGAACCCAAGCTGGCCACTTTCGGTAGCGGCTGCTTCTGGTGCACTGAAGCCGTGTTCGAGCTGGTCAAGGGGGTCGACGACGTCGTTTCGGGATATGCGGGAGGGCAAATTCCCTTCCCCTCGTACGACGCGGTTTGCACCGGAAGAACCGGGCACGCCGAAGTGGTTCAGGTGACCTACGATCCTTCGGTCATCAGCTATCCCGAGCTTCTGGAGATTTTCTGGAGGACCCACGACCCGACCACCCTGAATCGCCAGGGACCGGATATCGGGACGCAATACCGCTCGATCATCCTGTATCACGATGATGAGCAACGCCAGATCGCCGAGGGCTTGAAGGCCAAACTGAACGAGAACAAGGTCTTCAAGCGACCGGTTGTGACCCAGGTCGTTCCCTACCAGGTCTTCTATCCGGCCGAGCCGTACCACCAGGATTACTTCCGAAAGAATCCGAACGCCGGCTACTGCCAGATGATGATCATTCCGAAACTCAAGAAATTCTCTCAGACCTTCCGCGAGAAGATGCGGTAA
- a CDS encoding alpha/beta hydrolase, translated as MRPSPFPFVLVLVVTLAGLTEPVLATAEAPFERTSDVIYGRKHGTALTFDVFQPTKEGPAQGVGLILAVSGGWFSAHEAIALPLIEPFVDRGYTVFAVVHGSQPKFTIPEILSDMHRAVRFIRHHAEDYEIDPDRIGIYGGSAGGHLSLMQGVAGSAGDPDAKDAVEQTSSRVQAVACLFPPTDFLNYGKPGENALGRGILENFKAPFDFHELDTTRNVYVPIVDEERVLEIGREISPITHVSPDDPPTLILHGDADTLVPIQQAQSFLEALSAEGVETELVVKADAGHGWPELPSDLNELVDWFDTHLLGSSSSEPTDDGSSQP; from the coding sequence ATGAGACCGTCACCGTTTCCCTTCGTTCTGGTTCTGGTGGTCACCCTCGCTGGTCTGACGGAGCCGGTTCTGGCGACTGCCGAAGCCCCGTTCGAACGGACGTCAGACGTGATTTATGGGCGAAAGCACGGCACAGCCCTGACCTTCGACGTGTTTCAGCCGACGAAGGAGGGACCGGCTCAGGGGGTAGGTCTCATTCTGGCCGTCAGTGGTGGATGGTTTTCGGCACACGAAGCGATCGCTCTTCCCTTGATCGAGCCGTTTGTCGATCGGGGGTACACCGTGTTCGCGGTTGTTCATGGCAGCCAACCGAAATTCACCATTCCTGAGATCCTCAGTGATATGCACCGTGCCGTGCGGTTCATTCGACACCACGCGGAGGACTATGAGATCGACCCCGATCGGATCGGCATCTACGGAGGATCGGCGGGGGGGCACCTGTCATTGATGCAAGGGGTGGCCGGATCCGCCGGGGACCCCGATGCGAAGGATGCAGTCGAGCAAACCTCAAGCCGGGTTCAGGCCGTGGCTTGCCTGTTTCCCCCGACCGACTTCCTGAACTACGGCAAACCCGGAGAGAATGCGCTGGGCCGGGGAATTCTGGAAAATTTCAAGGCTCCGTTCGACTTTCACGAACTGGACACGACACGGAACGTGTATGTCCCCATCGTCGATGAAGAACGAGTCCTTGAAATCGGTCGTGAGATCTCGCCTATTACGCATGTGAGTCCGGATGATCCTCCGACCCTCATTCTCCACGGTGATGCCGATACATTGGTCCCGATTCAGCAGGCCCAGAGCTTTCTTGAAGCCCTCAGCGCTGAAGGAGTCGAGACGGAGCTTGTGGTCAAAGCCGATGCCGGGCACGGCTGGCCCGAATTGCCCAGCGATCTCAACGAGCTGGTGGATTGGTTTGACACGCATCTGCTTGGCTCCTCATCCTCCGAACCGACCGATGACGGATCTTCACAGCCCTGA
- a CDS encoding nuclear transport factor 2 family protein: MRRFFWGFLGFGAVMIMAIIMASGISRASRDVPTREPSEAERIVQQQLDAYNRRDIDGFLETYAEEVTLSNFPDGLLSTGIDAMRTRYGAFFDRTPDLHAEVTQRIVQGDYVIDHEQVTAQGREFGAVAIYLVKNGKIQNVWLLR; the protein is encoded by the coding sequence ATGCGTCGGTTTTTCTGGGGTTTTCTCGGCTTCGGTGCGGTGATGATCATGGCGATCATCATGGCTTCTGGGATCAGCCGGGCATCACGAGACGTACCAACCCGCGAGCCGAGTGAGGCCGAGCGGATTGTTCAGCAGCAGCTTGATGCGTATAACCGTCGCGACATCGATGGTTTTCTGGAGACCTATGCCGAGGAGGTTACGCTCTCCAACTTCCCCGATGGGCTCCTCTCGACCGGCATTGACGCAATGAGAACGCGTTATGGAGCCTTCTTCGACCGGACGCCTGATCTCCACGCGGAAGTTACCCAGCGAATCGTTCAAGGTGACTACGTGATCGACCACGAACAGGTCACCGCCCAGGGCCGTGAATTCGGAGCGGTGGCAATCTATCTGGTCAAAAATGGGAAGATCCAGAATGTTTGGTTGCTTCGATGA
- a CDS encoding glycosyltransferase family 39 protein — protein MRDIQKRRSWLRSRAGAALLIASVSAAGVISSTSFDEPPRFDGAGYAMLARSMLDGLGYRDIDHPDASPHVHFPPGYPLSLAAVWAMTDRSLTAAHAFSIACTVTAVVVSWAWFRWLYPARVALLLGLALAMNWTWHRSGGAIRSEPLYMLLQQLALLATVAAMRGGAGQGVSVGAWLGSLTLTRLVGAIIGVAIALELLVRRRIKALLSTIVVAAVVVAPWAWRLVSTPSTTHLDYFPSQSVPEVIFGNAWFYMLRIPDALSAPLIEVGTVFVPRAAPVAGTLAVMVTAVFMIGLVRAFRSSRRRLAGLVVVCNLALLLIWPFTEAGRFLIPLVPPLLVVALEGMTTIVRRINPTRLHPRTLAAALLLALATPYSLYAALTGRAEAERRLQGVVDPAFTWIAESGDRPGPIMTIYPAEAFWFTGRPGLTSLPLKGEPDVAGQIDRYGVAYLVATESRFARALDDPISQFVADHPDRVELRWSSDDETIRVFEVIAPSEDLNFPRPEP, from the coding sequence ATGCGAGACATTCAGAAACGGCGATCCTGGTTGCGATCGCGAGCAGGAGCCGCGCTGCTGATCGCATCCGTCTCGGCGGCAGGGGTGATCTCAAGCACGAGCTTCGACGAACCTCCTCGATTCGACGGTGCAGGCTATGCCATGCTCGCCCGATCGATGCTCGACGGCCTCGGCTACCGAGACATCGACCACCCCGATGCCTCGCCTCATGTGCATTTTCCCCCCGGCTACCCGCTTTCACTCGCGGCCGTATGGGCAATGACCGATCGATCCCTCACCGCGGCTCATGCCTTCTCCATCGCCTGTACAGTGACCGCGGTGGTCGTCTCCTGGGCCTGGTTCCGATGGCTTTATCCGGCTCGTGTCGCCCTGTTGCTCGGCCTCGCCCTGGCGATGAACTGGACCTGGCATCGCTCCGGCGGCGCCATCCGATCGGAACCGCTCTACATGCTGCTCCAGCAACTCGCTCTCCTGGCAACCGTCGCCGCGATGAGAGGCGGGGCAGGGCAGGGGGTCTCGGTGGGCGCCTGGCTCGGTTCCCTCACGCTCACGCGGCTCGTCGGAGCGATCATCGGTGTCGCAATCGCTCTGGAACTGCTGGTCCGGCGGCGGATCAAAGCGCTCCTTTCCACCATTGTCGTCGCCGCAGTCGTCGTGGCCCCGTGGGCCTGGCGATTGGTCTCGACCCCGAGCACCACCCACCTCGACTACTTCCCCAGCCAGTCCGTGCCGGAGGTGATTTTCGGCAACGCCTGGTTCTATATGCTCCGCATTCCCGACGCCCTGAGCGCCCCGTTGATCGAGGTCGGGACCGTCTTCGTCCCCCGAGCCGCTCCAGTGGCTGGGACCCTGGCAGTGATGGTAACTGCTGTGTTCATGATTGGCCTGGTCCGAGCCTTCCGAAGCAGTCGGCGACGGTTGGCGGGCCTCGTCGTCGTGTGCAATCTGGCCCTCTTGCTCATCTGGCCGTTCACGGAAGCCGGGAGATTCCTGATCCCTTTGGTCCCCCCCTTGCTTGTCGTCGCGTTGGAAGGAATGACGACGATCGTCCGCAGAATCAACCCGACTCGCCTGCACCCCCGGACCCTTGCGGCTGCCCTCTTGCTCGCCCTCGCGACCCCTTATTCCCTTTACGCCGCCCTCACCGGCCGGGCCGAGGCCGAGCGCCGCTTGCAAGGTGTGGTCGATCCTGCCTTCACCTGGATCGCCGAATCGGGCGACCGGCCCGGCCCGATCATGACCATCTACCCGGCCGAGGCCTTCTGGTTTACCGGCCGCCCCGGCCTGACCTCCCTACCGCTCAAAGGAGAACCCGACGTGGCCGGGCAAATCGACCGCTATGGTGTGGCCTACCTTGTGGCCACCGAATCACGATTCGCCCGAGCCCTCGACGACCCCATTTCCCAGTTCGTCGCCGATCATCCCGACCGCGTCGAACTCCGCTGGTCGAGTGACGACGAGACGATCCGGGTCTTCGAGGTCATTGCCCCTTCGGAGGATCTCAATTTCCCTCGGCCGGAGCCTTGA
- a CDS encoding DUF1559 family PulG-like putative transporter encodes MHVKSRSRIGFTLIELLVVIAIIGVLIALLLPAVQSAREAARRAQCTNNLKQIGIAMHNYHDQFGAFPTGGITGFGQAGGIWAANANLLCWRALILPQIEGRNTYDAINLNINTLGAGPDPGAMFTAWVTVNNTFLCPSDGENEGGLRPWQGAGLGQYPAGNPPFNPGTTTPHNRVPVSNYALSFGDNYAGGILNGGLPWETPPSVTTLPPGQPRIGYHGFWGTRNSGGQMRGFSDYRELQTTNMAGVRDGTSNTLMVGETLPYRAADSNFWHFNGSSAGTTVPLNWNSNTVPGNDPSCTNRWQSASAPLGCRFGAAAKGFVSEHPGGANFLFADGSVKFLKESVNIVIYCALGSRNGGEVISADQY; translated from the coding sequence ATGCATGTCAAGTCTCGCTCACGGATCGGCTTCACTCTGATTGAATTACTTGTCGTCATCGCGATCATTGGTGTGTTGATCGCATTGCTGCTTCCTGCGGTTCAAAGTGCCCGCGAAGCCGCGCGACGAGCGCAATGCACGAATAATCTGAAGCAGATCGGCATTGCGATGCACAACTACCACGACCAGTTCGGAGCCTTCCCCACGGGAGGGATCACCGGCTTTGGTCAGGCGGGGGGGATTTGGGCTGCCAATGCAAACCTGCTTTGCTGGCGAGCGCTGATTCTTCCGCAGATCGAGGGAAGAAATACCTACGACGCCATCAATCTGAATATCAATACCCTGGGTGCTGGTCCAGACCCGGGGGCCATGTTCACCGCGTGGGTGACCGTCAACAACACGTTCCTCTGCCCTTCTGACGGGGAAAACGAGGGAGGACTGCGGCCTTGGCAAGGGGCTGGCCTTGGCCAGTATCCGGCGGGGAACCCGCCGTTCAACCCCGGGACGACGACTCCGCACAATCGTGTCCCGGTGTCGAACTATGCCTTGAGCTTCGGCGATAACTATGCCGGAGGTATCCTCAATGGCGGTCTTCCCTGGGAGACGCCTCCAAGCGTCACGACCCTGCCACCCGGCCAGCCGCGAATTGGTTATCACGGCTTCTGGGGGACTCGGAATAGCGGAGGCCAGATGCGCGGCTTCTCCGACTATCGCGAACTGCAAACCACGAACATGGCGGGTGTACGCGATGGCACCAGCAACACCCTGATGGTGGGCGAGACCCTGCCCTATCGGGCCGCGGACAGCAACTTCTGGCATTTCAACGGTTCGAGCGCCGGCACGACCGTTCCACTGAACTGGAATTCGAACACGGTCCCGGGGAACGATCCGTCGTGCACCAATCGCTGGCAGTCTGCCAGTGCTCCGCTGGGCTGCCGGTTTGGAGCCGCCGCCAAGGGGTTCGTGAGTGAGCATCCGGGCGGAGCCAATTTCCTCTTTGCCGACGGATCGGTGAAGTTCCTCAAGGAGAGCGTCAATATTGTCATCTATTGCGCCCTCGGCAGTCGGAACGGGGGCGAGGTCATTTCGGCTGACCAGTATTGA
- a CDS encoding exo-alpha-sialidase, whose product MMLSRPHRNYQYLMIYFVTILGYANVTLTTAGEDLSFDGALEPLLGAPRFDSLVLFDDERFPNLVVGQDGTVVATWGSKRIRVRRSKDGGLTWENEVEVAEGIHGGGTLVDERNGDILLFVHPEHPPRDGTTAPRTVYRSTDQGVSWVNSEATFLIDGKGYVPSLHMCERGVTLVRGTHAGRLIRPARVYQPSPDRYATAIFSDDGGRTWQAGEPFPERGTGEGALLERSDGQLIFSARRSFFPSEQPLQAERVFARSDDGGETWNAPFSSPVVPDGPRYRGEERRGANYNAHFGMMAGFTRVPVKNRDILIYSNADHEGHERVRLTVWASFDGGTTWPVKRLVHEAQSAYSSLAAGRPGTSSEGWISLLYEHGNDTAQYVGGTLARFNLSWILDGELTGDGELPAWLGDDTPQVFLQPPQVIADPGLEYSGASRQFQGIPSIAQSPGGRLWATWYGGPTPGEDQNNYVILVTSGDEGTSWTQERVVIDPDGEGPVRAFDPQIWCDPHGRMWAFWAQAVGHSASVGGVWAMVSHNPDVADADWSEPRRLTDGVMMGKPIVLSTGEWCLPVSTWRETDHSARFVVSTDQGATWSVRGGCHVPKPVRSFDEHMIVERPDGALWMLARTNSGIGESVSTDRGRTWTELVPSGIAHPSARFFLRRLNSGSLLLVKHGPIDQPTGRSHLTAFLSEDEGKTWFGGLLLDERNGVSYPDGVEGDDGTLSVIYDFSRRDEREILMARFTEADVRAGKQSSPKSQLRILVHKASPDRSQ is encoded by the coding sequence ATGATGCTGAGCCGACCGCATCGAAATTATCAATATTTGATGATTTATTTTGTGACGATACTTGGTTATGCCAATGTAACACTTACCACCGCCGGCGAGGATCTGTCATTCGACGGGGCTCTGGAACCGCTGCTCGGTGCCCCACGATTTGACTCGCTCGTTCTTTTTGATGATGAACGCTTTCCGAATCTGGTCGTTGGTCAGGATGGAACGGTCGTTGCGACCTGGGGAAGCAAGCGAATCCGGGTACGTCGTAGTAAAGACGGCGGACTCACTTGGGAAAACGAGGTTGAGGTGGCGGAAGGGATCCACGGAGGAGGAACCCTCGTCGATGAACGAAACGGAGACATCCTGCTCTTTGTACATCCCGAACATCCACCCCGAGATGGAACCACCGCTCCGCGTACTGTCTACCGGAGCACCGACCAGGGAGTGTCATGGGTCAATTCTGAGGCAACCTTCTTGATCGATGGTAAGGGGTATGTGCCCTCCCTCCATATGTGTGAACGTGGGGTTACGCTCGTGCGCGGCACTCACGCGGGCCGATTGATCCGTCCGGCGAGAGTTTATCAGCCTTCCCCCGACCGATACGCCACGGCGATTTTCAGTGACGATGGGGGCAGGACCTGGCAGGCTGGCGAACCGTTTCCAGAGCGAGGAACAGGCGAGGGAGCCTTGCTCGAGCGGTCGGACGGTCAGTTGATCTTCAGTGCCCGTCGGAGTTTTTTCCCAAGCGAGCAACCGTTGCAGGCAGAGCGGGTTTTCGCGCGAAGCGACGACGGAGGAGAAACCTGGAACGCGCCCTTCTCGTCTCCTGTCGTGCCGGATGGGCCACGATACCGTGGTGAGGAGCGACGTGGAGCGAACTACAACGCCCATTTCGGCATGATGGCGGGATTTACTCGGGTTCCGGTAAAGAATCGCGACATCTTGATCTACAGTAATGCCGATCACGAGGGACATGAACGGGTTCGCTTGACGGTATGGGCCAGTTTCGATGGCGGCACGACTTGGCCCGTGAAGCGTCTCGTTCACGAGGCTCAGAGTGCTTATTCGTCACTGGCCGCCGGTCGTCCGGGAACGTCGAGTGAGGGCTGGATCTCTTTGCTCTATGAACATGGAAACGACACCGCTCAGTATGTGGGTGGGACGCTTGCACGATTCAACCTTTCCTGGATTCTTGACGGAGAACTCACGGGGGATGGTGAATTGCCCGCTTGGCTCGGAGACGACACCCCTCAGGTGTTTCTTCAACCGCCGCAGGTCATCGCCGATCCGGGTCTGGAATACTCCGGCGCGTCGAGGCAGTTTCAAGGAATTCCCAGCATCGCCCAGAGTCCAGGCGGAAGGCTCTGGGCAACCTGGTACGGTGGACCAACTCCTGGAGAAGATCAAAATAACTATGTGATTTTGGTCACCAGTGGTGATGAGGGAACATCATGGACTCAAGAACGTGTGGTGATCGATCCGGACGGTGAAGGCCCAGTCCGCGCCTTCGATCCTCAGATCTGGTGTGATCCTCATGGGCGAATGTGGGCCTTCTGGGCTCAGGCCGTCGGACACTCGGCGAGTGTTGGGGGAGTTTGGGCGATGGTGAGCCACAATCCGGATGTCGCAGATGCTGATTGGTCCGAGCCTCGACGCTTGACCGATGGCGTGATGATGGGGAAACCCATCGTGCTCTCAACAGGTGAGTGGTGCTTGCCTGTATCGACCTGGAGAGAGACCGACCACAGCGCACGATTCGTGGTCTCCACGGACCAGGGAGCAACGTGGTCGGTTCGAGGTGGTTGCCATGTTCCCAAACCTGTTCGGTCGTTTGATGAGCACATGATCGTTGAACGTCCAGACGGTGCACTCTGGATGCTGGCTCGAACCAACTCCGGGATTGGCGAGAGTGTCTCAACGGATCGAGGCCGGACGTGGACGGAGCTGGTGCCCTCGGGCATTGCTCATCCCTCGGCGCGATTTTTTCTCCGTCGTCTCAACTCGGGGAGTCTCTTGCTCGTCAAGCACGGTCCGATTGATCAGCCCACCGGACGATCGCACCTGACCGCTTTCCTTTCCGAGGACGAGGGCAAGACCTGGTTTGGTGGTCTCCTGCTCGACGAGCGGAACGGGGTGTCATATCCCGACGGCGTTGAGGGGGACGACGGAACGTTGTCCGTCATTTACGACTTCTCGCGTCGGGATGAACGGGAAATTTTGATGGCTCGATTTACCGAGGCCGACGTTCGAGCAGGGAAACAGAGTTCCCCGAAATCCCAGTTGCGCATCCTGGTTCACAAAGCGTCGCCAGATCGTTCACAATGA
- a CDS encoding exo-alpha-sialidase, translated as MRAKNGVNQHNYLVRHRDLFWVMWSDGPGVEDRVGQRVRFATSPDGRSWSEPRDLTPEPPNSGPSSPHYGTRSPEGFRWIARGFWLREDDLYALASLDEADGFFGPSLALHAFRLIPEENRWNPWGVIAEDTINNFPPKRLPTGEWLMSRRPHNYRETGVFFLRGGAKGLNDWESFPVLGSSRELAAEEPLWWVLPNDHLMALFRDNRRGGYLYRAFSTDDGKTWSLPVRTNFPDATSKLHGLRLSDGRYVLASNANPRKRDPLTLAISEDGMVFTKLGVLIGGRQVDYPHVLEHDGSLLIAFSGGKQRVEILIVRLEDLDTLSNQLTPPNTPGN; from the coding sequence GTGCGTGCCAAGAATGGAGTGAACCAGCATAACTATCTTGTACGCCATCGAGACCTGTTCTGGGTGATGTGGAGTGACGGTCCGGGAGTTGAAGATCGGGTGGGTCAGCGGGTGCGATTTGCCACAAGTCCTGATGGTCGTTCGTGGAGTGAGCCGCGGGACCTCACACCGGAGCCACCGAATTCTGGACCCTCATCGCCACATTATGGAACGCGTAGCCCTGAGGGATTTCGATGGATCGCGCGAGGGTTCTGGCTTCGGGAAGACGACCTGTATGCGCTGGCTTCGCTGGACGAAGCGGACGGATTCTTTGGACCGAGTCTGGCGCTGCACGCCTTCCGACTGATCCCGGAAGAGAATCGCTGGAACCCTTGGGGGGTCATTGCCGAGGATACGATCAATAATTTTCCACCCAAGCGGTTGCCGACGGGTGAGTGGCTGATGTCGCGTCGTCCGCACAATTACAGGGAAACCGGCGTCTTCTTCTTGCGGGGAGGTGCCAAGGGGCTGAACGACTGGGAGTCGTTTCCCGTGCTCGGGTCCAGTCGCGAACTTGCTGCAGAAGAACCGCTGTGGTGGGTGTTACCCAATGATCATTTGATGGCTCTGTTCCGCGACAATCGACGGGGCGGATACCTTTACCGCGCATTCTCGACCGACGATGGAAAAACCTGGAGCCTGCCGGTCCGGACGAATTTTCCTGACGCGACTTCGAAGCTTCACGGACTTCGTCTGAGCGACGGTCGCTACGTCCTTGCCTCCAATGCAAACCCGAGGAAACGTGATCCGCTGACCCTGGCAATCAGCGAGGATGGAATGGTATTCACAAAACTCGGCGTGCTGATCGGTGGCCGACAGGTGGATTACCCCCACGTTCTGGAGCACGACGGTTCGTTGCTCATCGCGTTTTCCGGTGGCAAACAACGTGTCGAGATCCTGATTGTTCGCCTCGAAGATCTGGACACGCTGAGCAATCAACTTACACCCCCAAACACTCCCGGAAACTGA
- the pnuC gene encoding nicotinamide riboside transporter PnuC, translated as MTTIEAVAVLFGLLCVALTIRQSIWCWPTGLIQVSLFILIFYEVKLYSDLILHVVYVVLQVYGWHHWLHGGTNHQELAVSRLSVRGFLGWILITLTGTTVWGFGMASYTDAALPYGDAFTSVASLVAQWLMTRKRLESWLVWICVDIAAIGIYLIKSLVLTSSLYAVFLVMASIGFLSWRNTMVIRSKDPLPDEDRINSGQICPSSPGTSAVD; from the coding sequence ATGACCACGATCGAAGCCGTTGCCGTGCTCTTTGGCCTGTTGTGTGTGGCGCTGACCATCCGTCAAAGTATCTGGTGCTGGCCAACAGGACTGATTCAGGTTTCTCTGTTTATTCTTATTTTCTATGAAGTAAAACTGTACTCTGATCTGATCCTTCATGTGGTATATGTCGTCCTTCAGGTGTACGGTTGGCATCATTGGCTTCATGGTGGCACCAATCACCAGGAATTGGCGGTCAGTCGCCTAAGCGTTCGCGGGTTCCTGGGCTGGATCCTCATTACGCTCACGGGCACGACGGTATGGGGCTTCGGCATGGCATCGTACACCGATGCGGCGCTTCCTTACGGAGATGCGTTCACGTCCGTGGCAAGTTTGGTAGCGCAATGGTTGATGACGAGAAAGCGGCTTGAGTCCTGGCTCGTTTGGATCTGCGTTGATATCGCCGCAATCGGCATCTATCTCATCAAGTCACTTGTGCTTACTTCGAGTCTTTACGCCGTGTTTCTGGTGATGGCTTCAATCGGGTTTCTCTCCTGGCGAAACACGATGGTCATTCGATCGAAGGACCCCCTTCCCGATGAAGACCGGATTAACTCTGGGCAAATTTGCCCCTCTTCACCAGGGACATCAGCGGTTGATTGA